A window from Mangifera indica cultivar Alphonso chromosome 2, CATAS_Mindica_2.1, whole genome shotgun sequence encodes these proteins:
- the LOC123206522 gene encoding methanol O-anthraniloyltransferase-like yields the protein MASESHQAISVIRKAQELITPAAPTPREIKKLSDIDDQEGLKFNVPSIFFYKNSPSPEMEGKDPVKVIREALSKALLFYYPLAGRLVEGHNRKLLVDCSGEGVLFIEADADVKLEHFGDEIQVPCPYMDQLLYNVPGSDGTLGCPLLFIQVTRLLCGGFIVGLRFIHTILDGFGFMQFLKAVEEMTKGANSPSLTPVWQREILNARNPPRITCSHHEFESVKNSRDIFLNLNPDEIAHKSFYFGPKEIASLRHRLPSHLEKCSTFDLITACLWRCRTIAIEPNPDEIVRLSFTAGFRGKHYNKLIPPGYYGNAFAYPAICSKADDLCRNPLEYAVQLVKKMKTEMNEEYIRSVADLMVTRGRPKHTSEGLFIVSDNSRVGFDEVDFGWGKPVFGGIAGALLLISFFIKYQRRDGEIGIMVPICLPLSTMLKFQEEMKKMTKAPM from the exons ATGGCATCAGAATCACATCAAGCGATTTCAGTGATCCGAAAAGCCCAGGAATTGATCACTCCGGCAGCACCAACGCCACGAGAAATCAAGAAACTTTCAGATATAGACGATCAAGAAGGCCTGAAGTTTAATGTTCCATCAATATTCTTTTACAAGAACAGTCCTTCACCTGAAATGGAAGGGAAAGATCCAGTTAAGGTCATCAGGGAAGCTCTAAGTAAAGCACTTTTGTTTTATTATCCTTTGGCCGGAAGGCTGGTGGAAGGCCACAATCGCAAGCTTCTGGTGGATTGCAGTGGTGAAGGAGTTCTGTTTATAGAAGCTGATGCTGATGTCAAACTTGAGCATTTTGGCGATGAAATTCAGGTTCCATGTCCATATATGGACCAGCTGCTATATAATGTTCCAGGCTCTGATGGCACTCTTGGTTGCCCACTTTTGTTTATTCAA GTGACTCGTCTCCTGTGTGGAGGATTCATTGTCGGGCTACGTTTTATCCACACAATTTTAGACGGATTTGGCTTTATGCAATTCCTGAAAGCCGTGGAGGAGATGACGAAAGGTGCAAATTCGCCATCGTTGACACCTGTTTGgcaaagggaaattttaaatgCAAGAAATCCACCACGAATAACATGTAGCCACCACGAATTCGAGTCTGTAAAGAACTCCAGAGATATCTTCCTGAACTTGAATCCAGATGAAATTGCCCACAAATCATTCTACTTTGGCCCCAAAGAGATAGCATCACTTCGTCACCGACTTCCCTCTCACCTTGAAAAATGTTCGACGTTTGATTTGATAACAGCCTGTTTATGGAGATGTCGTACGATTGCAATTGAACCAAATCCTGATGAGATTGTTCGACTTTCATTCACAGCTGGTTTTCGCGGAAAGCATTATAACAAGCTTATACCTCCAGGATACTACGGAAATGCTTTTGCATATCCAGCTATATGTTCAAAGGCTGATGATTTGTGCAGGAATCCATTGGAATATGCAGTGCAGTtggtgaagaagatgaagactgAAATGAATGAAGAGTATATAAGATCTGTGGCAGATCTTATGGTCACCAGGGGAAGGCCTAAACATACGAGTGAGGGATTATTCATTGTGTCTGATAATTCTCGAGTTGGATTTGATGAGGTTGATTTTGGTTGGGGGAAGCCAGTGTTTGGTGGAATCGCTGGGGCTTTATTACTCATCAGTTTCTTTATTAAGTACCAAAGGAGAGATGGAGAGATTGGAATCATGGTACCAATATGCTTGCCACTCTCAACTATGTTGAAGTTCcaagaagaaatgaagaagatgacTAAAGCACCAATGTGA